One Brassica napus cultivar Da-Ae chromosome C4, Da-Ae, whole genome shotgun sequence genomic region harbors:
- the LOC106358128 gene encoding uncharacterized protein LOC106358128: MEGRVVGTDLGLGRFQFDFEQEEDITEVLKMVPYHFDFWMVSLVRWKPVLEPNYPTKITFWVRVLDIPLQFRAAQIFQSVGEAIGQVQGQVDIVEGRVRVEIDGFKPLVFSMDIEFEEGVEIKVALRYEKLYGYCTECFCLTHEYSCCPRLHKEELPGAGVGRSDGEGAQAVSYKAVVAHGSGKLSGERREQTRSQNIRGGDKGKGIAYEKHGSSKQDGPFHPYKGKFTRGVGDGSSLNGRGSGYGDRRRGMQSRGPQPRGMVHRGQQLASVAEGEQQLPDPTKLMFDAFKGVGKYLREEGPIGAEAEASGGNNKARKALLFEETTAGHDLVSTGEGVEHAGNLVLKMQSEDDDAVKKDDERALHKQALDEANMMLEGELLSDSELLLEEGEELEDWEHGEITDGMEEEEHVGEGVEEGEQAVLEADAGETDVADPGKAPLKKGVKAGNGGAPKKRSGPGFVSPRKKLLAKVAKAGDKGAKKASNKP; encoded by the coding sequence ATGGAGGGCCGTGTGGTGGGTACAGACCTTGGTCTGGGGAGGTTCCAGTTTGATTTCGAACAAGAAGAGGATATCACGGAGGTTCTGAAGATGGTGCCGTATCATTTTGATTTCTGGATGGTGTCTTTAGTGAGGTGGAAGCCGGTTTTAGAACCAAACTATCCCACTAAGATCACGTTTTGGGTGAGAGTTTTGGATATCCCTCTTCAGTTCAGGGCAGCTCAGATTTTTCAGAGCGTGGGGGAGGCGATTGGTCAGGTTCAGGGCCAGGTCGATATTGTGGAGGGACGGGTTCGAGTGGAGATCGATGGCTTTAAACCTTTGGTGTTCTCTATGGATATTGAGTTTGAGGAAGGGGTGGAGATAAAGGTGGCGCTCCGATATGAGAAGCTTTATGGGTACTGCACTGAATGCTTTTGCTTGACTCATGAATATTCCTGTTGCCCGCGGCTGCATAAGGAGGAGCTTCCAGGTGCAGGTGTGGGAAGATCAGATGGTGAAGGGGCTCAGGCAGTAAGCTATAAGGCAGTGGTGGCACACGGTAGCGGCAAACTGAGCGGTGAACGTCGAGAGCAAACTCGTTCACAAAACATCAGAGGTGGTGATAAGGGCAAAGGTATTGCGTATGAGAAACATGGGAGCTCCAAGCAAGACGGGCCTTTTCATCCTTATAAGGGAAAGTTCACTAGAGGTGTTGGTGATGGGTCCTCACTAAATGGTAGGGGTTCCGGATATGGAGATAGGAGACGTGGTATGCAGTCTCGTGGTCCTCAGCCTAGGGGGATGGTACATCGGGGCCAGCAACTTGCTTCTGTTGCGGAAGGAGAACAGCAGCTACCTGATCCCACAAAACTGATGTTCGATGCTTTCAAAGGGGTGGGTAAGTATTTAAGAGAGGAAGGCCCAATAGGGGCTGAGGCGGAAGCCAGTGGTGGGAATAATAAAGCACGTAAGGCGCTTTTGTTTGAAGAGACTACTGCTGGGCATGATCTCGTTTCTACTGGAGAGGGAGTGGAGCATGCTGGAAATCTGGTGTTGAAGATGCAGAGTGAGGATGATGATGCAGTGAAGAAGGATGATGAGAGGGCCTTGCACAAACAGGCGTTGGATGAGGCTAATATGATGTTAGAGGGCGAGCTTCTCTCTGACTCAGAGCTTCTGTTAGAGGAGGGAGAGGAACTAGAGGACTGGGAGCATGGCGAGATCACTGATGGTATGGAAGAGGAAGAACATGTTGGTGAAGGAGTAGAGGAGGGGGAGCAAGCTGTTCTGGAGGCTGATGCTGGCGAGACTGATGTGGCTGATCCAGGAAAGGCTCCTTTGAAGAAAGGTGTTAAGGCGGGGAATGGGGGAGCTCCAAAGAAGCGGTCAGGGCCAGGTTTCGTCTCTCCACGTAAGAAGCTCCTTGCTAAGGTGGCTAAGGCTGGAGATAAAGGAGCTAAGAAGGCCTCAAATAAGCCATAG
- the LOC106390328 gene encoding uncharacterized protein At4g22758-like: MPVNSKNANRKGTTGETEKNRRGKLQEKAMSFHGRGTVPHSNPGELRRPKTLPELFSSGRTVVEPVSSKPPRLTKLLLNVTVQGSLGALQIIISPESTVDDLIDAAIRLYVKEARRPFLPESEPSRFDLHYSQFSLESIGREQKLISLGSRNFFLCGRKENGGLVGSGSSESCSKEAEKVAAKTGFHWLKFMGF; the protein is encoded by the exons ATGCCGGTAAACTCGAAGAACGCTAACCGGAAAGGAACCACCGGAGAAACCGAGAAGAATCGTCGAGGAAAGTTACAGGAGAAAGCGATGTCATTTCACGGCAGAGGAACGGTGCCTCATTCGAATCCAGGAGAGCTTCGACGACCGAAGACGTTACCGGAACTATTCTCCAGCGGTCGAACCGTCGTTGAACCGGTGTCTTCTAAACCGCCGCGTCTGACGAAACTGCTTCTCAACGTGACTGTTCAAGGGAGTTTGGGAGCTCTGCAGATTATAATTTCGCCGGAATCCACCGTGGACGATTTGATCGACGCCGCGATTCGTCTTTATGTGAAGGAAGCTCGCCGACCGTTCTTACCGGAATCTGAACCGTCCCGGTTTGATCTCCATTACTCGCAGTTTAGCCTCGAAA GTATAGGAAGAGAACAGAAGCTGATCTCGCTTGGGTCTAGGAACTTCTTCTTGTGCGGTCGGAAAGAGAACGGAGGATTGGTCGGAAGTGGATCGTCGGAATCTTGTTCGAAGGAAGCAGAGAAAGTGGCGGCGAAAACTGGTTTTCACTGGCTCAAATTCATGGGTTTCTAG